The Lusitaniella coriacea LEGE 07157 DNA segment CCGATTCGTCACGCTTTCTGCCGCTCCTTCTTCAGTCAACCCCATGCCTCTAGACCCCATAATGATCAAATTAGCATCGAGTTCGTCTGCCACATCGCAGATCGTAAAAGAGGGCATTCCTTCCCGTTCCATAATCTCAGCCTGAATCCCTTTCTCCACAAACAGCGCTTGAGCGCCCTTAAGTAATTTCTCCACTGTTTCTGCCGAACTCATCACCTCCGGAACGGCAGTTTCCGATTCCGCAGAAGTTTCTTCCACCACGGAGAGTATGATTAAACGGCTGTCATACTTTTTCACCAGATCGGTTACCACATCCACTGCATGGCGGGATTCCCGACTGCGATCGATTGGAAATAGAACTGTTTTAAACATAAGATACC contains these protein-coding regions:
- a CDS encoding universal stress protein, giving the protein MFKTVLFPIDRSRESRHAVDVVTDLVKKYDSRLIILSVVEETSAESETAVPEVMSSAETVEKLLKGAQALFVEKGIQAEIMEREGMPSFTICDVADELDANLIIMGSRGMGLTEEGAAESVTNRVINLSPCPVLVVP